AGGATCTTTCATAATCCCTTGTGCCTGAATGTTGCTGAAAGTGAATAAACCGATGATAATGAATAATAAGTTTTTCATAATGTTTTTTTAATTTATGTTTTCTAGGTTGTTTTTTAATTGATGGCTCAAAGGTATACCCCTTCTAACAGGTCAGAAAGAAGGAATAGACAGAAAGGATAAAATGAACGGTGAACAAGGCTTTTCACTCTTTCATTTTTTAATCTATTATGATTACTTTAGGATAGGTTAACGAACATCCCGATGAATTGCTTAATTGTTGACGACAATAAAATTGCCCGTACTACGCTCAAACAACTAATTGGCCTCGATTCCTCTTTAGTATTGGTTGATGAATGCACAAATGCAACCGAGGCTTATGTTAAAATCCTTGAACATTCTATCGAGCTGTTGTTTCTGGACATTGAGATGCCTGGGATGACCGGAATGGAATTGGCCAAAAGCCTGGGACAAAAACGGCCACTCATTATTTTTACCACGTCAAATAGAGATTATGCTGCAGATGCCTTTGACTTAGACGTCATTGATTTTATTATCAAGCCGGTTACGCCCGTCAGGTTTTTGCAGTCCATGGAACGGGTAAGGGAATTTATTAAGAATAAAACCCAGGTTACGGATAATAAGGAACAGGATTTTATATTCATTAGGGATTCCAATACAGTCAGAAGATTAAAACTGGATCAAATTCTATACATGGAGGCGCAAGGAGACTACGTAAAAATCTATATTCTAAATCATTCCTATAATATCCACTCAACCTTAAAGTCTGTGGAAGACAAGCTCCCGGCCAGCATTTTTCTTAGAGTTCATCGTTCTTTTATTATCAATGTAAGCAAGATTGA
This region of Pedobacter steynii genomic DNA includes:
- a CDS encoding LytR/AlgR family response regulator transcription factor; this encodes MNCLIVDDNKIARTTLKQLIGLDSSLVLVDECTNATEAYVKILEHSIELLFLDIEMPGMTGMELAKSLGQKRPLIIFTTSNRDYAADAFDLDVIDFIIKPVTPVRFLQSMERVREFIKNKTQVTDNKEQDFIFIRDSNTVRRLKLDQILYMEAQGDYVKIYILNHSYNIHSTLKSVEDKLPASIFLRVHRSFIINVSKIDTLEGGTLIINNSLVPVSDAYRATLNKRMQIL